One genomic window of Geodermatophilus sp. DSM 44513 includes the following:
- a CDS encoding DUF2599 domain-containing protein: MSMIRGTSRGRTAQSPTTSAERVAAGDASASRSRSRWATAAGAALITVPGVVLLNAPSAAAWVPYCGESQFVQEIQVEDWADGHQKISVTPKGESRVAVDPNGATIAMWHAVQDCVGGLYGGRADTIYDQLECHQHFGAAWFATGESYDLETWRPTFGPGEWVSSHCGNELGTDPAGPISGHYRPDAGATDLEGAFDSVA; the protein is encoded by the coding sequence ATGTCGATGATCCGAGGTACGAGTCGCGGTCGCACCGCGCAGTCGCCCACCACCAGCGCCGAACGCGTGGCCGCCGGCGATGCTTCCGCCAGCCGGTCGCGGTCCCGCTGGGCCACGGCCGCTGGCGCGGCCCTGATCACCGTCCCTGGTGTCGTGTTGCTCAATGCGCCGAGCGCCGCGGCCTGGGTGCCGTACTGCGGGGAGAGCCAGTTCGTCCAGGAGATCCAGGTCGAGGACTGGGCCGACGGCCATCAGAAGATCAGCGTCACACCCAAGGGCGAGAGCCGCGTCGCTGTCGATCCGAACGGCGCCACCATCGCCATGTGGCACGCCGTCCAGGACTGCGTCGGCGGGCTCTACGGGGGGCGCGCCGACACGATTTATGACCAGCTCGAGTGCCACCAGCACTTCGGTGCGGCCTGGTTCGCCACCGGAGAGAGCTACGACCTCGAGACCTGGCGGCCCACCTTCGGGCCGGGTGAGTGGGTGTCCAGCCACTGCGGCAACGAACTGGGGACGGACCCGGCCGGACCGATCAGCGGCCACTACCGCCCGGACGCGGGGGCTACTGACTTGGAGGGAGCCTTCGACTCCGTGGCTTGA
- a CDS encoding helix-turn-helix domain-containing protein — translation MKGHPRELPDLPSTWSAFGHELAGLRAAKRLTQRQVALASGGQISKSSLQRYEQGEPLPWEKAAVLDSIYACRGWATAGVAHLAAASWKWRPGTADTFFVHRWPAEVSGWVWIGVLPEPRAADQPHTLSLRWGPWSRQVREPVPAAGLALCTGKDVDGDGRAAPCHVTSSRKVSVLFGVHKPPPELRSIDVRDGWT, via the coding sequence GTGAAGGGACACCCCCGAGAGCTTCCCGACCTGCCGTCGACATGGAGCGCCTTTGGACACGAGTTGGCGGGGCTGCGCGCGGCTAAGCGACTCACCCAACGGCAAGTCGCGTTGGCGTCGGGCGGCCAGATCTCGAAGTCGTCGTTGCAGCGATACGAGCAGGGCGAACCGCTGCCTTGGGAGAAGGCGGCTGTTCTGGACTCCATCTATGCCTGCCGCGGATGGGCCACGGCAGGCGTCGCGCATCTCGCGGCTGCGAGCTGGAAATGGCGTCCCGGCACCGCCGACACCTTCTTTGTGCACCGTTGGCCGGCTGAAGTCAGCGGCTGGGTATGGATCGGCGTCTTGCCGGAGCCAAGGGCAGCCGATCAACCGCACACCCTGTCACTGAGGTGGGGCCCCTGGAGCCGGCAAGTGCGCGAGCCCGTGCCGGCCGCGGGACTGGCCCTGTGCACCGGAAAGGACGTCGACGGAGACGGGCGCGCTGCGCCCTGTCACGTAACCAGCAGTCGGAAGGTGTCCGTGCTCTTCGGCGTCCACAAGCCGCCTCCCGAGCTGCGCTCCATCGACGTTCGTGACGGCTGGACCTGA
- a CDS encoding helix-turn-helix domain-containing protein, whose protein sequence is MVVLLREVIGRILRRVRLGQGRTLRDVAGAAGVSMGHLSEVERGRKEPSSELLAAICRALGLELTELLGAALRELTGRRPRVELRRCDLVLAA, encoded by the coding sequence GTGGTCGTGCTGCTGCGGGAAGTTATTGGGCGGATCCTGCGCCGAGTTCGCCTGGGACAGGGCCGGACGTTGCGCGATGTGGCGGGAGCCGCGGGCGTCTCGATGGGCCACTTGTCGGAGGTCGAGCGCGGGCGCAAGGAGCCTTCGTCTGAGCTGCTCGCTGCCATTTGTCGGGCGCTCGGTCTAGAGCTGACCGAGCTTCTCGGAGCTGCGCTGAGGGAGCTGACCGGCCGGCGTCCACGCGTCGAACTGCGCCGATGTGACCTTGTCCTGGCCGCCTGA
- a CDS encoding MBL fold metallo-hydrolase: MDLTEVAPGLHLLPLGISNAYLWRSTMGATLIDTGPPGSGPAIRGALQHLGVPPEELRQIVLTHFHDDHAGSAAEVAGWSGAQVIVGAGDAAFVRGERSGPPPTFTPAEEQLHAVVAADLQPAPACGVDREVTDQDVLDLGDDAIVLSVPGHTPGSIALHVPAAGLLITGDTIAEHQGQVVLGPFNIDRDAAWQSLQQLAELDVEVACFGHGEPVIGSASSALRRAIDPFG, translated from the coding sequence GTGGATCTCACCGAAGTCGCACCCGGCCTGCACCTGCTGCCGCTGGGGATCAGCAACGCCTACCTCTGGCGCAGCACCATGGGCGCGACGCTGATCGACACGGGGCCACCGGGGAGCGGCCCGGCGATCCGGGGCGCCCTGCAGCACCTCGGCGTACCGCCTGAGGAGTTGCGGCAGATAGTCCTCACCCATTTCCACGACGACCATGCCGGTTCCGCGGCGGAGGTGGCCGGCTGGTCCGGCGCACAGGTCATAGTCGGAGCCGGTGACGCCGCGTTCGTCCGCGGGGAGCGGTCAGGTCCGCCGCCGACCTTCACGCCAGCAGAGGAGCAACTGCACGCTGTCGTAGCGGCTGACCTGCAACCTGCACCCGCATGTGGGGTCGACCGAGAAGTCACCGACCAAGACGTCCTCGACCTTGGCGATGACGCCATCGTGCTGTCGGTTCCGGGCCACACGCCCGGAAGCATCGCCCTGCATGTACCTGCAGCCGGCCTCTTGATCACGGGTGACACCATCGCCGAGCACCAAGGACAGGTCGTCCTGGGGCCGTTCAACATCGACCGCGACGCTGCTTGGCAATCCCTGCAGCAACTGGCTGAGCTCGATGTCGAGGTCGCGTGCTTCGGCCATGGCGAGCCAGTGATCGGCTCCGCCTCTTCGGCACTCCGCCGGGCCATCGACCCGTTCGGCTGA
- a CDS encoding GTP pyrophosphokinase family protein, with product MPAGNPRVSRAAAPAGGRRRPPTIPFGFDDFEAWYADHCRALLEPARQTFVRLLEEQLRQGVSELDRHRVRVSDSRVKEPLRVWSKLQKPQYRSQAKAPADVPALIDDLVGVRIVCNNLSDIAMVQAMLADLPGSDGLPGFGMAAEQGSEKRYVDAPKDSGYRAFHVNLVTQVPGLSGLTPVRGELQVRTLLQDGWGELTHEDTYKPGVQLPPLVTTLARRMADLLATVDDLAQDLRLELDRLAQSAVEDAVEAPSASAEPTADQPASAPDAAGAASPALVMAETARIVSELTQPASLASIAALLQGLFGTALRDGWAGHGSFKALLVAAVPGVQIVKVGPGYVVPPGAQPSPGWPQALRDVLP from the coding sequence GTGCCAGCTGGGAACCCCCGCGTCAGCCGCGCCGCCGCACCCGCGGGGGGGCGCCGCCGCCCGCCGACGATCCCGTTCGGCTTCGACGACTTCGAAGCCTGGTACGCCGACCACTGCCGCGCTCTGCTCGAGCCGGCACGACAGACCTTCGTGCGTTTGCTCGAGGAGCAGCTCCGGCAGGGTGTTAGCGAGCTCGACCGCCACCGAGTGCGGGTGTCCGACAGCAGGGTCAAGGAGCCCCTGCGCGTCTGGTCCAAGCTCCAGAAGCCGCAGTACCGTTCCCAGGCCAAGGCACCGGCGGACGTGCCGGCGCTCATCGACGACCTCGTCGGGGTTCGGATCGTCTGCAACAACCTTTCCGACATCGCCATGGTCCAGGCCATGCTCGCCGACCTGCCCGGCAGCGACGGGCTCCCAGGGTTCGGGATGGCGGCCGAGCAGGGGTCGGAGAAGCGTTACGTCGACGCGCCTAAGGACTCCGGCTACCGGGCCTTCCACGTCAATTTGGTCACTCAGGTTCCGGGGCTGTCCGGCCTGACTCCTGTGCGAGGCGAGTTGCAGGTCAGGACTTTGCTGCAGGACGGCTGGGGTGAGCTCACGCATGAGGACACGTACAAGCCTGGCGTTCAGCTCCCTCCCCTGGTCACGACGCTTGCGCGGCGGATGGCCGACCTGCTGGCGACAGTCGACGATCTGGCCCAAGACCTCCGGCTCGAGCTCGACCGGCTAGCGCAGAGCGCCGTCGAGGACGCCGTAGAGGCGCCTTCGGCCTCCGCTGAGCCGACGGCAGATCAGCCAGCAAGCGCGCCGGACGCTGCCGGGGCAGCGTCGCCTGCTCTTGTCATGGCCGAGACGGCGAGGATCGTGTCCGAGCTAACCCAGCCGGCGTCGCTGGCGTCTATCGCCGCGTTGCTGCAAGGGCTGTTCGGCACGGCGTTGCGGGACGGGTGGGCCGGCCACGGCTCGTTCAAGGCGCTGCTCGTCGCTGCGGTCCCGGGCGTGCAGATCGTCAAGGTCGGACCTGGATACGTCGTGCCGCCTGGCGCCCAGCCCTCACCAGGGTGGCCCCAGGCCCTCCGCGACGTGCTGCCGTGA
- a CDS encoding IS5 family transposase (programmed frameshift), with product MVGRHELTDAAWARIEPLLPATGGRGGRWRDHRQVINGILWQAKTGVPWRDLPERYGPWKTVHERLRKWTADGTWDRILTQVVVKDDAVSVVEWTISVDSSSVRAHQHAAGARKKGAAATRSRRFAVDGEALGRSRGGLTSKIHLAVDGRGLPLSVLCTPGQAGDNPQLLPLLDGIRVPRVGPGRPRKRPDHLIADKAYSHPSTRRALRRRGIAHTIPEKRDQRAHRRSRGSAGGRPPKFDRDRYKQRNVVERCFNRLKQFRALATRYAKRAAYYRATLLLVSAVLWLRA from the exons GTGGTCGGCCGACATGAACTCACCGACGCCGCCTGGGCCCGGATCGAGCCGCTGCTGCCGGCGACCGGTGGTCGGGGTGGGCGGTGGCGCGATCACCGGCAGGTGATCAACGGCATCCTGTGGCAGGCCAAGACCGGCGTGCCGTGGCGGGATCTGCCCGAGCGCTACGGGCCGTGGAAGACCGTGCACGAGCGGCTGCGCAAGTGGACCGCCGATGGCACCTGGGACCGCATCCTCACCCAGGTGGTAGTCAAGGATGACGCCGTCAGCGTGGTGGAGTGGACGATCAGCGTGGACTCCTCCTCAGTTCGGGCGCACCAGCACGCCGCTGGCGCCCGGAAAAAGGGGGCTGCAGCGACCCGGTCGAGGCGCT TCGCCGTTGACGGCGAGGCGCTCGGCCGCTCCCGGGGCGGGCTGACCAGCAAGATCCATCTGGCCGTGGATGGGCGTGGGCTGCCGCTGTCGGTGCTCTGCACGCCCGGTCAGGCCGGGGACAACCCGCAGCTGCTGCCCTTGCTCGACGGGATCCGGGTGCCCCGCGTCGGCCCCGGGCGGCCGCGCAAGCGCCCCGATCACCTGATCGCTGACAAGGCCTACTCCCATCCCTCCACCCGACGGGCGCTGCGCCGCCGCGGGATCGCGCACACGATCCCGGAGAAGCGCGACCAGCGGGCGCACCGGCGCTCCCGAGGGTCGGCCGGCGGGCGACCGCCGAAGTTCGACCGCGACCGATACAAGCAGCGCAACGTCGTCGAGCGGTGCTTCAACCGGCTCAAGCAGTTCCGCGCCCTGGCCACCCGCTACGCCAAGCGGGCCGCCTACTACCGGGCCACGCTGCTGCTGGTCAGCGCGGTGCTCTGGCTCCGCGCATGA
- a CDS encoding MerR family transcriptional regulator: MTLSALAPSGFTMTVSDVAAATGVAPSAVRFYEKHGLVVAHRTAGDQRRFDDNAACRIKVAKVAQRVGLTVREIADVLRDLPEDPQPHDWARIAEVLVSEAESRTAALKAYLAEIRSGARLCDIDHRVDVEATAAVR; encoded by the coding sequence GTGACTCTCTCCGCGTTGGCCCCGTCCGGCTTCACGATGACCGTCAGCGACGTCGCCGCCGCCACCGGAGTCGCTCCCTCCGCCGTCCGCTTCTACGAGAAGCACGGCCTGGTCGTGGCCCACCGCACGGCTGGCGACCAGCGGCGATTCGACGACAATGCGGCCTGCAGGATCAAGGTCGCCAAGGTGGCGCAGCGAGTCGGGCTGACCGTGCGCGAGATCGCCGATGTGCTCAGGGACCTGCCGGAAGACCCTCAGCCGCACGACTGGGCCCGGATCGCCGAGGTGCTCGTTAGCGAAGCCGAGTCACGCACAGCGGCGCTGAAGGCCTACCTGGCTGAGATCCGCTCCGGAGCCCGGCTGTGCGACATCGACCACCGCGTCGACGTCGAGGCCACCGCTGCGGTCCGATGA
- a CDS encoding NADPH-dependent FMN reductase has product MTSSKMLDPDADEAAATSPGEPLRLAVLTASVRADRIGRTLTDWAAGRADATGAVVDLIDLAECPLPSDDLLQPGGGPRSSIAERVERADGYVIVTPEYNHSYPATLKRAIDWHYAEWMFKAATVLSYGAQGGLLATEHLRGVFAELHVVTTRRAVGLRAPWEDVDEGEFVPPPGVDKAFDEALGELAWWADVLRSARRERPFQR; this is encoded by the coding sequence ATGACCTCATCGAAGATGCTCGACCCGGATGCTGACGAGGCCGCCGCTACCAGTCCTGGAGAGCCGCTGAGGCTGGCCGTCCTCACGGCCAGCGTCCGCGCCGACCGCATCGGACGGACGCTCACCGACTGGGCCGCCGGCCGAGCCGACGCGACCGGCGCCGTCGTCGACCTCATCGACCTCGCTGAGTGCCCGCTGCCGTCCGATGACCTGCTGCAGCCCGGCGGGGGCCCGCGTTCCTCGATCGCGGAGCGCGTCGAGCGCGCCGACGGGTACGTGATCGTGACCCCCGAGTACAACCACAGCTATCCAGCCACCCTGAAGCGCGCGATCGACTGGCACTACGCCGAGTGGATGTTCAAGGCGGCCACGGTCCTGTCCTACGGCGCGCAGGGCGGCCTTCTCGCCACCGAGCACCTGCGCGGTGTCTTCGCCGAGCTCCACGTGGTCACCACCCGTCGGGCGGTGGGCCTGAGGGCGCCGTGGGAGGACGTCGACGAGGGCGAGTTCGTGCCGCCACCCGGGGTGGACAAGGCGTTCGACGAGGCGCTGGGCGAGCTGGCCTGGTGGGCCGACGTGCTTCGGTCCGCGCGCCGCGAGCGCCCGTTCCAGCGGTGA
- a CDS encoding DHA2 family efflux MFS transporter permease subunit — MDARARVIGLVLALGGLMVTVDTTVTLVAVPAMVADLDSTLPAIQWVTTGYLLGVVAVIPLAGWAANRFGARRVYVTALVVFTVASVFAGLAWNAGSLTAARVLQGLGGGLLNPVGQAIGLRSVPREARGRLMSLLGLPVVIGPVLGPPLAGWLVDAASWRWIFLINVPVGVAAVVLCLRLLPRQPADRAGSVAIDWLGLTQLSGGAVLVVLGCTLIGETGSLTWSAAGVLALGLLLAVTFVVRALRVPDPLVHLRLLKHPPLAGGILVLVCFGAAYFGAMSILPIFVQAVRGDPAITAGMIGIPQALAVGMTLQVATRLVDRVPPRRIVLTGVILGALGSLALLAATATNAAYPVIAAATVVVGVGSGATLMPTMTAAVRDLEGSDTPRGTTLLALA; from the coding sequence ATGGACGCCCGCGCACGGGTGATCGGCCTCGTCCTCGCCCTGGGTGGCCTGATGGTCACCGTCGACACGACAGTCACCCTCGTGGCCGTCCCCGCGATGGTGGCGGACCTCGACTCCACCCTCCCGGCGATCCAGTGGGTCACCACCGGCTACCTGCTCGGCGTCGTCGCGGTGATCCCGCTCGCCGGGTGGGCAGCGAACCGATTCGGCGCCCGCCGGGTCTACGTGACCGCCCTGGTCGTCTTCACCGTGGCGTCGGTGTTCGCCGGCCTCGCGTGGAACGCCGGATCGCTGACCGCCGCGCGCGTGCTGCAGGGCCTCGGCGGCGGCTTGCTCAACCCGGTGGGCCAGGCGATCGGCCTGCGATCGGTCCCCCGCGAAGCCCGAGGACGGCTGATGAGCTTGCTCGGCCTGCCCGTGGTGATCGGCCCGGTCCTCGGGCCGCCCCTTGCCGGATGGCTGGTCGACGCCGCCTCGTGGCGCTGGATCTTCCTGATCAACGTGCCCGTCGGGGTTGCCGCCGTCGTCCTGTGCCTTCGCCTGCTGCCGCGCCAGCCGGCCGACCGGGCCGGATCTGTGGCCATCGACTGGTTGGGTCTCACCCAGTTGTCCGGCGGCGCGGTGTTGGTCGTCCTGGGCTGCACGCTCATCGGCGAGACCGGGTCCCTCACCTGGTCGGCCGCCGGCGTGCTCGCCTTGGGGCTGCTGCTGGCAGTCACCTTCGTCGTCCGCGCCCTGCGGGTCCCCGATCCGCTGGTGCACCTGCGACTGCTCAAGCATCCGCCGCTGGCCGGCGGGATCCTGGTGCTGGTCTGCTTCGGCGCGGCCTACTTCGGCGCCATGTCGATCCTGCCGATCTTCGTGCAGGCCGTGCGCGGCGATCCGGCCATCACGGCCGGCATGATCGGCATCCCGCAGGCGCTGGCCGTCGGGATGACGCTGCAGGTCGCCACCCGGCTGGTGGACCGAGTGCCGCCCCGGCGGATCGTGCTGACCGGAGTGATTCTGGGTGCGCTCGGCTCGCTCGCTCTCCTGGCGGCGACGGCGACCAACGCCGCTTATCCGGTGATCGCGGCAGCCACGGTCGTCGTCGGCGTCGGCTCGGGCGCGACCTTGATGCCGACGATGACGGCCGCCGTCCGCGACCTCGAGGGCAGTGACACCCCCCGCGGGACCACCCTGCTCGCGCTGGCGTAA
- a CDS encoding FadR/GntR family transcriptional regulator → MERHRETPAAAEVLAVQPVFVRTAAGQVVDQLRAAIIDGRLRSGDRLPSEQQLAQDFGVSRGTVREAIRTLAASNLVTSTRGATGGTFVTTPRAGELAERIGEQIGLWFRAGNISLAEVQHARHVLERECVALAALHRTEEDLSAMRRPIETSRDPTLGEDAWLATDVEFHTAVSKSAKNSILELAMTAVHLVRPRTNRLLLKELRRDCIADQHWAMYEGIRDRDAEAATAAFEQHFSYLHEMQQRALADADAERMPVLDIPAEAGPASVSFRTADQRDAAG, encoded by the coding sequence GTGGAGCGCCACCGGGAGACCCCCGCTGCGGCCGAGGTCCTGGCCGTCCAACCGGTCTTCGTACGGACCGCGGCCGGCCAGGTCGTCGACCAGCTCCGCGCGGCGATCATCGACGGCCGGCTGCGGTCCGGGGACCGCCTGCCGAGCGAACAGCAGCTCGCGCAGGACTTCGGCGTCTCCCGAGGGACTGTGCGCGAGGCGATCAGGACCTTGGCGGCGAGCAACTTGGTGACCTCGACACGCGGTGCCACCGGCGGCACCTTCGTGACCACACCGCGAGCCGGCGAGCTGGCCGAACGGATCGGCGAACAGATCGGCCTGTGGTTTCGCGCCGGTAACATCTCACTGGCCGAGGTGCAGCACGCTCGTCATGTACTGGAGCGCGAATGCGTGGCGTTGGCGGCGCTGCATAGGACCGAAGAGGATCTCAGTGCCATGCGGCGACCGATCGAGACCTCACGGGATCCCACACTCGGCGAGGACGCGTGGCTGGCCACGGATGTCGAGTTCCACACCGCCGTCAGCAAGTCGGCCAAGAACAGCATTCTCGAGCTGGCTATGACCGCCGTTCACCTGGTTCGTCCGAGAACCAACCGGCTGCTTCTCAAGGAACTCCGGCGGGACTGCATCGCTGATCAGCACTGGGCGATGTACGAGGGCATCCGGGACCGCGACGCGGAGGCCGCGACGGCCGCCTTCGAGCAGCACTTCTCCTATCTGCACGAGATGCAGCAGCGCGCGCTGGCCGACGCAGATGCCGAGAGGATGCCGGTCCTAGACATCCCCGCGGAAGCCGGACCGGCGTCCGTGTCGTTCAGGACCGCCGATCAGCGAGATGCCGCAGGGTAG
- a CDS encoding amidase — protein MTAALHARMRTCPSPHPDRDLSVFPVEQAPFASIDAIHAAYLRGELSAEVLVEVCLARIDRFDRQGPGINAVTVQNPEALRTARRLDEDLRRGRPIGRLHGIPVLVKDQIETAGIETTFGSAAMRGYVPDRDATVVTRLASAGAIVLAKSAMPDFAASWFSLSSRTGHTRCPWNLERDAGGSSSGSAAGVAAGFAPIAIGEDTGGSVRIPAAYNNLVGVRVTTGLVSRSGMAPLVASQDTAGPITRTVADAATVLDVLVGFDPADPATRACLRPDVARGGYRAALRPAALRGARLGLLAEALAGVDDETTSPVSRVFAAALSRLEDCKAIVVPVSVEDLADRLQETSLYLYRSRSDIDDFLSRRPVPFRDVASIVRAGLFDQSLDLLRAIAECDPEPAELRKREAAQQDLRARLVGVMQAHELDALCFPTTPGIAPTSEELRRGDVRTQSFRTNTIVAAQSGLPAITVPAGLTSLGIPVGLELIGRPFSERSLLSLASGVEAASSSPVVPPTTPC, from the coding sequence GTGACCGCCGCGCTCCACGCCAGGATGCGGACGTGTCCGTCACCGCATCCCGATCGGGACCTGTCCGTGTTCCCCGTTGAGCAAGCGCCCTTCGCATCGATCGACGCAATTCACGCCGCCTACCTCCGCGGCGAGCTGTCGGCGGAAGTTCTCGTCGAGGTGTGCCTCGCGCGGATCGACCGGTTCGACCGACAAGGGCCAGGCATCAACGCCGTCACGGTGCAGAACCCCGAGGCGCTCCGCACCGCCCGGCGCCTGGACGAGGACTTGCGCCGCGGCCGGCCTATTGGGCGGTTGCACGGGATCCCCGTCCTGGTCAAGGACCAAATCGAGACGGCGGGGATCGAGACCACGTTCGGCTCGGCTGCCATGCGGGGCTACGTGCCGGATCGGGACGCCACCGTGGTCACCCGTCTGGCGTCCGCCGGCGCGATCGTGTTGGCCAAGAGCGCGATGCCCGACTTCGCGGCATCGTGGTTCTCGTTGTCCTCGCGCACAGGGCACACCCGATGCCCGTGGAACCTAGAGCGTGATGCCGGCGGATCAAGCAGCGGCTCGGCGGCCGGGGTCGCGGCCGGTTTCGCTCCGATCGCCATCGGCGAGGACACGGGCGGCTCGGTTCGGATCCCGGCGGCCTACAACAACCTCGTCGGCGTCCGGGTGACCACCGGGCTGGTGAGCCGGTCGGGGATGGCCCCGCTGGTGGCGAGCCAGGACACCGCGGGGCCGATCACCCGCACGGTCGCGGACGCGGCCACCGTGCTCGACGTGCTGGTGGGCTTCGACCCCGCGGATCCGGCCACGCGTGCATGTCTTCGTCCGGACGTCGCCCGTGGTGGCTACCGAGCGGCGCTCCGGCCCGCAGCCCTGCGGGGCGCCCGGCTCGGCCTCCTGGCCGAGGCTCTGGCGGGCGTCGACGATGAAACCACCTCGCCGGTGAGCCGCGTTTTCGCGGCTGCGCTCTCAAGGCTCGAGGACTGCAAGGCGATCGTCGTGCCCGTCTCAGTGGAGGACCTGGCTGACCGTCTGCAGGAAACGTCGCTATACCTGTACCGCTCGCGGTCGGACATCGACGACTTTCTGTCCCGCCGGCCGGTTCCGTTCCGGGACGTCGCCTCCATCGTCCGCGCAGGACTCTTCGACCAGAGCCTCGACCTGCTGCGCGCAATTGCCGAGTGCGACCCCGAGCCGGCCGAGCTACGCAAGCGGGAGGCGGCGCAGCAGGACCTGCGGGCGCGGCTCGTCGGAGTGATGCAGGCCCACGAGCTCGACGCCCTCTGCTTTCCCACCACGCCGGGAATCGCACCGACGTCGGAGGAGCTCCGGCGGGGGGATGTGCGGACGCAGAGCTTTCGCACGAACACCATCGTCGCCGCGCAGTCCGGGCTACCCGCGATCACCGTCCCGGCCGGGCTGACCAGCCTGGGGATCCCCGTCGGACTGGAACTGATCGGCCGGCCCTTCAGCGAACGGAGCCTGCTCAGCCTCGCGTCCGGTGTCGAGGCCGCGAGTTCGTCACCCGTCGTGCCGCCCACCACCCCTTGTTAG
- a CDS encoding cytosine permease, protein MSTSETPDAVINEEYHSTPVPLAGRLGFGQPAWVWSGFGIAFICAVIGGTIQQGLGTVEAILAIIAGNVILFVYASALGYASGKWGLNFPLTVRAVFGGRGSIIPIVILAALVTGWFSFHTWLTADIIKVAFTIESGVGVALIALAVGVIYAVPVIFGIKSMALVRQIAIPAMVLFVVYYLVTKVVPAGSALFESTGDGSMSFLTGVGIAWATYAVSGTMTGDIVRYTRTGGQAVGVTAVAFLFSNAPFMILGALFSAAIDDPTVPYFLDSDSMTVLIPLAAIAILSTWSTADACLYNAAMGFSNSLPGFNWRRAAILGMVLGIVAAMSGVIGNVTNLLIAIGLIVPPVGAVIISDYFLVRRRHGFGMDRIAPVNLAAIIAVVLGIVVGVFMYFSFPNFIFGIPGITVSLVTYALLAKGFGGALGAEEPTLVNAAEAEGITKPTAAPSVVA, encoded by the coding sequence ATGTCCACGTCCGAGACGCCTGATGCCGTCATCAACGAGGAGTACCACTCCACGCCCGTGCCATTGGCGGGCCGGCTGGGCTTCGGCCAGCCGGCCTGGGTGTGGTCCGGTTTCGGGATCGCCTTCATCTGCGCGGTGATCGGCGGCACGATCCAGCAGGGACTCGGAACGGTAGAGGCGATCCTTGCGATCATCGCCGGCAACGTCATCCTGTTCGTCTACGCGTCGGCTCTCGGCTACGCCAGCGGCAAGTGGGGGTTGAACTTCCCGCTGACGGTCCGAGCAGTGTTCGGCGGCCGCGGCTCGATCATCCCCATCGTGATCCTCGCCGCCCTGGTGACCGGGTGGTTCAGCTTCCACACATGGCTGACCGCCGACATCATCAAGGTTGCCTTCACCATCGAGTCAGGCGTCGGGGTGGCGCTCATCGCGCTTGCGGTGGGGGTGATCTATGCGGTGCCCGTGATCTTCGGCATCAAGTCGATGGCGCTGGTGCGTCAGATCGCCATTCCGGCGATGGTCCTGTTCGTCGTCTACTACCTCGTCACCAAGGTCGTCCCGGCCGGCTCCGCACTGTTCGAGTCCACTGGTGACGGCTCGATGTCCTTCCTGACGGGCGTCGGGATCGCCTGGGCGACGTACGCGGTCAGCGGCACCATGACCGGCGACATCGTCCGCTACACCCGCACGGGGGGGCAGGCCGTCGGGGTCACCGCGGTCGCTTTCCTCTTCAGCAACGCCCCCTTCATGATCCTGGGCGCACTCTTCTCCGCGGCGATCGACGACCCGACAGTGCCCTACTTCCTTGACTCCGACAGCATGACGGTCCTCATCCCGCTCGCGGCCATCGCGATCCTGAGCACCTGGTCTACCGCCGACGCGTGCCTGTACAACGCCGCAATGGGCTTCTCCAACAGCCTGCCTGGCTTCAACTGGCGTCGGGCCGCGATCCTGGGCATGGTCCTCGGGATCGTCGCGGCGATGTCGGGCGTGATCGGCAACGTCACCAATCTGCTGATCGCGATCGGTCTCATCGTCCCGCCGGTCGGTGCCGTCATCATCAGCGACTACTTCCTGGTCCGGCGTCGGCATGGCTTCGGCATGGACCGCATCGCCCCCGTCAACCTCGCCGCGATCATCGCCGTCGTGCTCGGCATCGTGGTGGGCGTGTTCATGTACTTCAGTTTCCCCAACTTCATCTTCGGCATCCCGGGGATCACGGTCTCTCTCGTGACGTATGCCCTGCTGGCGAAGGGCTTCGGTGGGGCTCTGGGAGCAGAGGAGCCGACCCTCGTGAACGCCGCGGAAGCGGAAGGCATCACCAAACCGACGGCAGCGCCCAGCGTCGTCGCCTGA